In the Desulfobacterales bacterium genome, one interval contains:
- the ilvN gene encoding acetolactate synthase small subunit, protein MKHTISVLLENKPGVLSRVTGLFSGRGFNIESLCVAATLEPSISCLTLVTEGDNSIVEQITKQLHKLIDVIKVVDISETDFVEREMVIIRVKAESNTRAEVLRVIDIFRGKVVDVSPKSYAVEITGPASKIQAVLDILKPIGIQEVVRTGTIAMARARKN, encoded by the coding sequence ATGAAACATACAATCTCCGTATTACTGGAAAACAAGCCCGGGGTCCTCTCCCGGGTCACCGGTCTGTTCAGCGGCCGGGGTTTCAATATCGAGAGCCTTTGCGTGGCGGCAACGCTTGAGCCGTCCATCTCCTGCCTGACCCTGGTTACCGAGGGGGACAACAGTATTGTCGAGCAGATCACCAAGCAGCTGCACAAGCTGATTGACGTGATCAAGGTGGTGGATATCAGCGAGACCGATTTTGTCGAGCGGGAGATGGTGATTATCCGGGTCAAGGCCGAGTCCAATACCCGGGCCGAGGTCCTGCGGGTGATCGACATCTTCCGGGGCAAGGTGGTGGATGTGAGCCCCAAGAGCTATGCGGTGGAGATCACCGGACCGGCGAGCAAGATCCAGGCGGTGCTGGATATCCTTAAACCCATCGGCATCCAGGAAGTTGTTCGCACCGGCACCATTGCCATGGCCCGGGCCAGAAAGAACTGA
- a CDS encoding phosphatidylserine decarboxylase family protein: MIQPQIPVAREGYPFIAFAALITLVVALLGHDLLAATGLGLTGFVIYFFRDPERVGPDADDALVAPADGKVILIEKIFDERFVKDHVYKLSIFMNVFNVHVNRMVCDGRVIEVRYTPGIFLAANTEQGALENENCGVILTTANNKKLAVVQVAGLIARRIVCWAEKGDNLARGQRFGLIRFGSRVDIYLPQQIQLEVTIGDKVRAGETVLGYFV; this comes from the coding sequence ATGATACAGCCGCAGATACCAGTTGCCCGGGAAGGATATCCGTTTATCGCCTTTGCGGCCCTGATCACCCTGGTTGTCGCCCTCCTGGGCCATGATCTCCTGGCCGCCACCGGGCTGGGCCTGACCGGTTTTGTTATCTACTTCTTCCGTGACCCGGAAAGGGTGGGCCCGGATGCGGACGATGCGCTGGTGGCGCCGGCCGACGGCAAGGTTATCCTGATCGAGAAGATCTTTGATGAGAGGTTTGTCAAGGATCACGTTTATAAACTCAGCATTTTCATGAACGTGTTCAACGTCCATGTGAACAGGATGGTCTGTGACGGCCGGGTAATCGAGGTCCGGTACACCCCGGGGATCTTTCTGGCCGCCAATACCGAGCAGGGCGCGCTGGAGAACGAGAACTGCGGCGTGATCCTGACCACTGCCAATAATAAAAAACTGGCCGTGGTGCAGGTCGCCGGACTCATTGCCCGCCGGATCGTCTGTTGGGCGGAAAAGGGGGACAACCTGGCCCGGGGCCAGCGGTTCGGCCTGATCCGTTTCGGCTCCCGGGTGGATATCTACCTGCCCCAGCAGATACAACTGGAGGTCACCATCGGTGATAAGGTGCGGGCCGGGGAAACAGTACTCGGCTATTTTGTCTGA